The following are encoded in a window of Pieris napi chromosome 23, ilPieNapi1.2, whole genome shotgun sequence genomic DNA:
- the LOC125061392 gene encoding dynamin-1-like protein isoform X4 has translation MEALIPVINKLQDVFNTVGADAIQLPQIVVLGTQSSGKSSVIESLVGRSFLPRGPGIVTRRPLILQLVYSPKDSKEHRSAEEVIRSQQAGTESWNPLSQLSKSFMSGTVNLEEWGKFLHTKEKIYTDFDQIRDEIDRETDRMAGNNKGICPEPINLKIYSTRVVNLTLVDLPGITKVPIGDQPEDIENQIRNLIFKHIANPNSIILAVTAANTDMATSEAIKMAKDVDPDGRRTLAVVTKLDLMDAGTDAIDILCGRVIPVKLGIIGVVNRSQQDIIDKKTITDALKDEATYLQRKYPTIATRNGTPHLAKTLNRLLMHHIRDCLPELKVRVNVMISQFQSLLNSYGEDVSDKSQTLLQIITKFASAYCSTIEGTARNIETTELCGGARICYIFHETFGRTLDSIHPLVGLTRMDILTAIRNATGPRPALFVPEVSFELLVKRQIRRLEDPSQRCVELVHEEMQRIVQHCGTEVQQELLRFPRLHQRIVDVVTQLLRTRLPATNSMVENLVAIELAYINTKHPDFHREAALVSGLLKSTDGFEEFRPKPTRPAPSPVHNMIKMNGSPENRSMTPQKPVNLLPEVPSHTSRKLSDREQHDCDVIGGRSEISPQNRMTVEGISMMHLNHMGDLVERLIKSYFYIVRKSIQDSVPKAVMHFLVNYVKDNLQSELVTHLYKSDQAESLLNESEHIAQRRKEAADMLKALQRAGQIISEIRETHMW, from the exons atGGAAGCTCTTATAccagttattaataaattgcaaGACGTCTTCAACACTGTTGGAGCTGATGCCATCCAATTACCTCAGATTGTCGTCTTGGGAACTCAG agCTCTGGAAAAAGTTCAGTTATAGAAAGTCTCGTTGGACGTTCTTTCCTACCACGGGGTCCAGGAATTGTGACTCGACGCCCGCTTATTCTTCAATTAGTTTACAGCCCTAAAGATAGCAAAGAACACCGATCTGCTGAAGAAG TAATTAGAAGCCAGCAGGCTGGGACTGAGTCATGGAATCCCCTTTCTCAGCTATCTAAATCATTTATGTCAG GTACAGTAAATTTAGAAGAATGGGGCAAGTTTCTGcatacaaaagaaaagattTACACAGATTTCGACCAGATACGGGATGAGATTGACAGGGAAACAGATAGGATGGCTGGAAACAATAAAGGCATTTGTCCCGaaccaataaatttaaagatttacTCAACCAGAGTTGTAAATCTTACACTTGTAGATCTTCCTGGTATTACCAAG GTGCCAATAGGTGATCAACCGGAAGATATTGAAAATCAAATAAGAAACCtcatttttaaacacattGCCAATCCAAACTCGATAATATTGGCTGTGACAGCTGCTAACACAGATATGGCCACTAGTGAGGCTATCAAAATGGCTAAAGATGTGGACCCTGATGGCAGAAGAACTCTAGCTGTTGTTACCAAACTAGACCTGATGGATGCag gaaCTGATGCAATAGATATATTGTGTGGACGCGTGATTCCAGTTAAACTTGGAATCATTGGTGTCGTCAACCGATCGCAGCAAGACATTATCGATAAGAAAACTATAacg GATGCGCTAAAGGACGAAGCGACGTACCTTCAAAGAAAATATCCGACGATCGCAACTCGAAATGGTACTCCACACTTGGCCAAGACACTCAACAGACTACTTATGCACCATATAAGAGATTGCTTACCAGAActtaag GTTCGCGTTAATGTAATGATAAGCCAATTCCAATCCCTCCTCAACTCGTACGGCGAGGATGTGTCAGACAAATCGCAAACATTGCTACAGATTATAACAAAGTTCGCCAGCGCCTACTGTTCGACGATAGAGGGCACTGCACGCAATATTGAAACTACCGAGCTCTGTGGTGGAGCGAGGATATGCTATATTTTCCATGAGACCTTTGGCCGTACTCTGGATTCCATACATCCTTTAGTTG GTTTAACCCGTATGGACATATTAACTGCTATACGCAATGCAACTGGACCTCGGCCTGCTCTATTTGTACCTGAGGTGTCGTTTGAGTTGCTCGTTAAAAGGCAGATAAGAAGACTGGAAGATCCTTCGCAAAGATGTGTAGAACTT GTCCATGAAGAAATGCAGCGTATAGTGCAGCATTGTGGCACTGAAGTGCAGCAGGAGCTGTTGAGGTTCCCGCGGCTGCATCAGCGCATAGTTGACGTTGTTACCCAGTTGTTGAGGACACGGCTGCCTGCCACCAATTCTATG gTGGAAAACCTAGTGGCTATCGAACTGGCGTACATCAACACGAAGCATCCGGATTTCCACCGCGAGGCTGCTCTGGTGTCCGGATTACTGAAAAGTACGGACGGGTTTGAAGAATTTCGCCCCAAACCCACTCGACCAGCTCCATCGCCGGTACATAATAtgattaaa ATGAATGGCAGTCCCGAAAATAGATCAATGACTCCGCAAAAGCCTGTGAACCTTCTACCCGAAGTGCCGAGTCACACATCGAGAAAGCTCTCGGATAGAGAACAACACGACTGTGATGTTATTG GTGGACGGAGCGAGATATCCCCTCAAAATCGAATGACAGTAGAGGGCATCAGTATGATGCATTTGAACCATATGGGTGATTTAGTCG aaCGACTGATTAAGTCGTATTTCTACATCGTTCGAAAGTCGATTCAGGACTCTGTGCCCAAAGCGGTGATGCATTTCTTGGTTAACTACGTGAAGGATAATCTACAGTCGGAGTTGGTGACTCACCTTTATAAGTCAGACCAGGCCGAGAGCCTCCTCAACGAGTCTGAACATATCGCTCAGAGGAGGAAGGAGGCTGCCGACATGCTtaag GCTCTACAACGCGCTGGTCAAATTATCAGCGAGATTCGTGAAACGCACATGTGGTAA
- the LOC125061392 gene encoding dynamin-1-like protein isoform X1, whose product MEALIPVINKLQDVFNTVGADAIQLPQIVVLGTQSSGKSSVIESLVGRSFLPRGPGIVTRRPLILQLVYSPKDSKEHRSAEEVIRSQQAGTESWNPLSQLSKSFMSGTVNLEEWGKFLHTKEKIYTDFDQIRDEIDRETDRMAGNNKGICPEPINLKIYSTRVVNLTLVDLPGITKVPIGDQPEDIENQIRNLIFKHIANPNSIILAVTAANTDMATSEAIKMAKDVDPDGRRTLAVVTKLDLMDAGTDAIDILCGRVIPVKLGIIGVVNRSQQDIIDKKTITDALKDEATYLQRKYPTIATRNGTPHLAKTLNRLLMHHIRDCLPELKVRVNVMISQFQSLLNSYGEDVSDKSQTLLQIITKFASAYCSTIEGTARNIETTELCGGARICYIFHETFGRTLDSIHPLVGLTRMDILTAIRNATGPRPALFVPEVSFELLVKRQIRRLEDPSQRCVELVHEEMQRIVQHCGTEVQQELLRFPRLHQRIVDVVTQLLRTRLPATNSMVENLVAIELAYINTKHPDFHREAALVSGLLKSTDGFEEFRPKPTRPAPSPVHNMIKQVPAITDGHDRLPSQNSESPQTPQMNGSPENRSMTPQKPVNLLPEVPSHTSRKLSDREQHDCDVIGGRSEISPQNRMTVEGISMMHLNHMGDLVERLIKSYFYIVRKSIQDSVPKAVMHFLVNYVKDNLQSELVTHLYKSDQAESLLNESEHIAQRRKEAADMLKALQRAGQIISEIRETHMW is encoded by the exons atGGAAGCTCTTATAccagttattaataaattgcaaGACGTCTTCAACACTGTTGGAGCTGATGCCATCCAATTACCTCAGATTGTCGTCTTGGGAACTCAG agCTCTGGAAAAAGTTCAGTTATAGAAAGTCTCGTTGGACGTTCTTTCCTACCACGGGGTCCAGGAATTGTGACTCGACGCCCGCTTATTCTTCAATTAGTTTACAGCCCTAAAGATAGCAAAGAACACCGATCTGCTGAAGAAG TAATTAGAAGCCAGCAGGCTGGGACTGAGTCATGGAATCCCCTTTCTCAGCTATCTAAATCATTTATGTCAG GTACAGTAAATTTAGAAGAATGGGGCAAGTTTCTGcatacaaaagaaaagattTACACAGATTTCGACCAGATACGGGATGAGATTGACAGGGAAACAGATAGGATGGCTGGAAACAATAAAGGCATTTGTCCCGaaccaataaatttaaagatttacTCAACCAGAGTTGTAAATCTTACACTTGTAGATCTTCCTGGTATTACCAAG GTGCCAATAGGTGATCAACCGGAAGATATTGAAAATCAAATAAGAAACCtcatttttaaacacattGCCAATCCAAACTCGATAATATTGGCTGTGACAGCTGCTAACACAGATATGGCCACTAGTGAGGCTATCAAAATGGCTAAAGATGTGGACCCTGATGGCAGAAGAACTCTAGCTGTTGTTACCAAACTAGACCTGATGGATGCag gaaCTGATGCAATAGATATATTGTGTGGACGCGTGATTCCAGTTAAACTTGGAATCATTGGTGTCGTCAACCGATCGCAGCAAGACATTATCGATAAGAAAACTATAacg GATGCGCTAAAGGACGAAGCGACGTACCTTCAAAGAAAATATCCGACGATCGCAACTCGAAATGGTACTCCACACTTGGCCAAGACACTCAACAGACTACTTATGCACCATATAAGAGATTGCTTACCAGAActtaag GTTCGCGTTAATGTAATGATAAGCCAATTCCAATCCCTCCTCAACTCGTACGGCGAGGATGTGTCAGACAAATCGCAAACATTGCTACAGATTATAACAAAGTTCGCCAGCGCCTACTGTTCGACGATAGAGGGCACTGCACGCAATATTGAAACTACCGAGCTCTGTGGTGGAGCGAGGATATGCTATATTTTCCATGAGACCTTTGGCCGTACTCTGGATTCCATACATCCTTTAGTTG GTTTAACCCGTATGGACATATTAACTGCTATACGCAATGCAACTGGACCTCGGCCTGCTCTATTTGTACCTGAGGTGTCGTTTGAGTTGCTCGTTAAAAGGCAGATAAGAAGACTGGAAGATCCTTCGCAAAGATGTGTAGAACTT GTCCATGAAGAAATGCAGCGTATAGTGCAGCATTGTGGCACTGAAGTGCAGCAGGAGCTGTTGAGGTTCCCGCGGCTGCATCAGCGCATAGTTGACGTTGTTACCCAGTTGTTGAGGACACGGCTGCCTGCCACCAATTCTATG gTGGAAAACCTAGTGGCTATCGAACTGGCGTACATCAACACGAAGCATCCGGATTTCCACCGCGAGGCTGCTCTGGTGTCCGGATTACTGAAAAGTACGGACGGGTTTGAAGAATTTCGCCCCAAACCCACTCGACCAGCTCCATCGCCGGTACATAATAtgattaaa CAAGTTCCCGCCATTACTGACGGACATGACAGATTGCCCTCACAGAATAGTGAATCGCCACAGACTCCACAG ATGAATGGCAGTCCCGAAAATAGATCAATGACTCCGCAAAAGCCTGTGAACCTTCTACCCGAAGTGCCGAGTCACACATCGAGAAAGCTCTCGGATAGAGAACAACACGACTGTGATGTTATTG GTGGACGGAGCGAGATATCCCCTCAAAATCGAATGACAGTAGAGGGCATCAGTATGATGCATTTGAACCATATGGGTGATTTAGTCG aaCGACTGATTAAGTCGTATTTCTACATCGTTCGAAAGTCGATTCAGGACTCTGTGCCCAAAGCGGTGATGCATTTCTTGGTTAACTACGTGAAGGATAATCTACAGTCGGAGTTGGTGACTCACCTTTATAAGTCAGACCAGGCCGAGAGCCTCCTCAACGAGTCTGAACATATCGCTCAGAGGAGGAAGGAGGCTGCCGACATGCTtaag GCTCTACAACGCGCTGGTCAAATTATCAGCGAGATTCGTGAAACGCACATGTGGTAA
- the LOC125061392 gene encoding dynamin-1-like protein isoform X3: MEALIPVINKLQDVFNTVGADAIQLPQIVVLGTQSSGKSSVIESLVGRSFLPRGPGIVTRRPLILQLVYSPKDSKEHRSAEEGTVNLEEWGKFLHTKEKIYTDFDQIRDEIDRETDRMAGNNKGICPEPINLKIYSTRVVNLTLVDLPGITKVPIGDQPEDIENQIRNLIFKHIANPNSIILAVTAANTDMATSEAIKMAKDVDPDGRRTLAVVTKLDLMDAGTDAIDILCGRVIPVKLGIIGVVNRSQQDIIDKKTITDALKDEATYLQRKYPTIATRNGTPHLAKTLNRLLMHHIRDCLPELKVRVNVMISQFQSLLNSYGEDVSDKSQTLLQIITKFASAYCSTIEGTARNIETTELCGGARICYIFHETFGRTLDSIHPLVGLTRMDILTAIRNATGPRPALFVPEVSFELLVKRQIRRLEDPSQRCVELVHEEMQRIVQHCGTEVQQELLRFPRLHQRIVDVVTQLLRTRLPATNSMVENLVAIELAYINTKHPDFHREAALVSGLLKSTDGFEEFRPKPTRPAPSPVHNMIKQVPAITDGHDRLPSQNSESPQTPQMNGSPENRSMTPQKPVNLLPEVPSHTSRKLSDREQHDCDVIGGRSEISPQNRMTVEGISMMHLNHMGDLVERLIKSYFYIVRKSIQDSVPKAVMHFLVNYVKDNLQSELVTHLYKSDQAESLLNESEHIAQRRKEAADMLKALQRAGQIISEIRETHMW; encoded by the exons atGGAAGCTCTTATAccagttattaataaattgcaaGACGTCTTCAACACTGTTGGAGCTGATGCCATCCAATTACCTCAGATTGTCGTCTTGGGAACTCAG agCTCTGGAAAAAGTTCAGTTATAGAAAGTCTCGTTGGACGTTCTTTCCTACCACGGGGTCCAGGAATTGTGACTCGACGCCCGCTTATTCTTCAATTAGTTTACAGCCCTAAAGATAGCAAAGAACACCGATCTGCTGAAGAAG GTACAGTAAATTTAGAAGAATGGGGCAAGTTTCTGcatacaaaagaaaagattTACACAGATTTCGACCAGATACGGGATGAGATTGACAGGGAAACAGATAGGATGGCTGGAAACAATAAAGGCATTTGTCCCGaaccaataaatttaaagatttacTCAACCAGAGTTGTAAATCTTACACTTGTAGATCTTCCTGGTATTACCAAG GTGCCAATAGGTGATCAACCGGAAGATATTGAAAATCAAATAAGAAACCtcatttttaaacacattGCCAATCCAAACTCGATAATATTGGCTGTGACAGCTGCTAACACAGATATGGCCACTAGTGAGGCTATCAAAATGGCTAAAGATGTGGACCCTGATGGCAGAAGAACTCTAGCTGTTGTTACCAAACTAGACCTGATGGATGCag gaaCTGATGCAATAGATATATTGTGTGGACGCGTGATTCCAGTTAAACTTGGAATCATTGGTGTCGTCAACCGATCGCAGCAAGACATTATCGATAAGAAAACTATAacg GATGCGCTAAAGGACGAAGCGACGTACCTTCAAAGAAAATATCCGACGATCGCAACTCGAAATGGTACTCCACACTTGGCCAAGACACTCAACAGACTACTTATGCACCATATAAGAGATTGCTTACCAGAActtaag GTTCGCGTTAATGTAATGATAAGCCAATTCCAATCCCTCCTCAACTCGTACGGCGAGGATGTGTCAGACAAATCGCAAACATTGCTACAGATTATAACAAAGTTCGCCAGCGCCTACTGTTCGACGATAGAGGGCACTGCACGCAATATTGAAACTACCGAGCTCTGTGGTGGAGCGAGGATATGCTATATTTTCCATGAGACCTTTGGCCGTACTCTGGATTCCATACATCCTTTAGTTG GTTTAACCCGTATGGACATATTAACTGCTATACGCAATGCAACTGGACCTCGGCCTGCTCTATTTGTACCTGAGGTGTCGTTTGAGTTGCTCGTTAAAAGGCAGATAAGAAGACTGGAAGATCCTTCGCAAAGATGTGTAGAACTT GTCCATGAAGAAATGCAGCGTATAGTGCAGCATTGTGGCACTGAAGTGCAGCAGGAGCTGTTGAGGTTCCCGCGGCTGCATCAGCGCATAGTTGACGTTGTTACCCAGTTGTTGAGGACACGGCTGCCTGCCACCAATTCTATG gTGGAAAACCTAGTGGCTATCGAACTGGCGTACATCAACACGAAGCATCCGGATTTCCACCGCGAGGCTGCTCTGGTGTCCGGATTACTGAAAAGTACGGACGGGTTTGAAGAATTTCGCCCCAAACCCACTCGACCAGCTCCATCGCCGGTACATAATAtgattaaa CAAGTTCCCGCCATTACTGACGGACATGACAGATTGCCCTCACAGAATAGTGAATCGCCACAGACTCCACAG ATGAATGGCAGTCCCGAAAATAGATCAATGACTCCGCAAAAGCCTGTGAACCTTCTACCCGAAGTGCCGAGTCACACATCGAGAAAGCTCTCGGATAGAGAACAACACGACTGTGATGTTATTG GTGGACGGAGCGAGATATCCCCTCAAAATCGAATGACAGTAGAGGGCATCAGTATGATGCATTTGAACCATATGGGTGATTTAGTCG aaCGACTGATTAAGTCGTATTTCTACATCGTTCGAAAGTCGATTCAGGACTCTGTGCCCAAAGCGGTGATGCATTTCTTGGTTAACTACGTGAAGGATAATCTACAGTCGGAGTTGGTGACTCACCTTTATAAGTCAGACCAGGCCGAGAGCCTCCTCAACGAGTCTGAACATATCGCTCAGAGGAGGAAGGAGGCTGCCGACATGCTtaag GCTCTACAACGCGCTGGTCAAATTATCAGCGAGATTCGTGAAACGCACATGTGGTAA